The Candidatus Dependentiae bacterium genome includes a region encoding these proteins:
- the prmC gene encoding peptide chain release factor N(5)-glutamine methyltransferase: protein MNSFIKTITAQTSLSTQEAWWLLEHVTGKKKETLITQGSLSEQEQLSLQSLILKMKDEHMPLAYILGFVPFLDLKIHIKPPILIPRQETEQWVQELIETLKNKPAQNFSILDIGTGSGCIALAIAKQFPLAHITAIDINRSALELARHNSKTNGISNITFIQSDLFASIPSGSRFDLIVSNPPYIDPSMIHSLSKQVKDWEDHAALFADNQGMAIIDKILQQADDFLKPCLNMPFQLVLEIDQYHKDGALSCAQNYDWSATACKDSFGNWRTLWCKKNT from the coding sequence ATGAATAGTTTTATAAAAACAATAACAGCCCAAACAAGCTTATCAACCCAAGAAGCTTGGTGGCTTCTCGAGCATGTAACTGGCAAGAAAAAAGAAACATTAATCACGCAAGGCTCTTTAAGTGAGCAAGAGCAATTAAGCCTACAAAGTCTCATTTTAAAGATGAAAGATGAGCATATGCCACTGGCATACATTTTAGGCTTTGTACCCTTCTTAGACCTAAAAATTCATATAAAGCCGCCTATTTTAATACCTCGGCAAGAAACAGAGCAATGGGTACAAGAGTTGATTGAAACTTTAAAAAATAAGCCTGCTCAGAATTTTTCAATTCTTGATATCGGAACCGGTTCAGGATGCATCGCCCTAGCGATTGCCAAGCAGTTCCCACTCGCACATATCACAGCTATTGACATAAACAGATCGGCCCTAGAACTCGCTCGCCACAACTCAAAAACAAATGGCATTTCAAACATCACATTTATTCAGTCTGATCTTTTTGCATCTATCCCCTCAGGATCTAGATTTGATCTTATCGTTTCAAATCCTCCATACATCGACCCAAGCATGATTCACTCTCTTTCAAAGCAAGTTAAAGACTGGGAAGATCACGCGGCTCTTTTTGCAGACAATCAAGGAATGGCAATTATTGATAAAATTTTGCAACAAGCGGATGACTTTTTAAAACCTTGCTTGAATATGCCTTTTCAGCTCGTTTTAGAAATCGACCAATACCACAAAGACGGTGCTCTGTCCTGCGCGCAAAATTATGACTGGTCTGCAACCGCATGTAAAGACTCTTTTGGAAATTGGCGCACCCTTTGGTGCAAAAAAAATACTTGA
- the ftsY gene encoding signal recognition particle-docking protein FtsY, producing the protein MFQFIKDKLKKVYSGLTAQLQTIFQQKAIDQSTINEIKELLLKADTGVVPTKAIIDHLQKSYQDGSLKEGSDMQKILHQELAKILEKPKPCKESAVFLLVGINGSGKTTFVGKLAKHFSAQNKRCLIAAADTFRAAAPEQLASWANQSGSQLVIGKPNQDPASVTFDACETFKKQQFDTLIIDTAGRLQTKDSLMKELEKIKRIISKQLPSHTICTLLTVDAMLGQNSLEQAEIFHQSTNLDGIVLTKIDGSAKGGILFAIVEKLNIPIAYLSWGEHIDDMTTFEPEAYIQNLLGEVSFQSNKNR; encoded by the coding sequence ATGTTTCAATTTATCAAAGACAAATTAAAAAAAGTTTATTCTGGCTTAACTGCACAGCTACAAACGATTTTCCAACAAAAAGCAATCGATCAATCAACGATTAATGAAATTAAAGAACTTTTGCTCAAAGCTGACACAGGGGTAGTGCCAACAAAAGCAATCATTGATCACCTACAAAAATCATATCAAGATGGCAGCCTGAAAGAAGGCAGCGACATGCAAAAAATACTACATCAAGAACTTGCAAAGATTTTAGAAAAACCAAAACCATGCAAAGAGTCTGCGGTTTTTCTTTTAGTTGGAATTAACGGTAGCGGCAAAACAACCTTTGTTGGAAAACTCGCAAAACACTTTTCTGCGCAAAACAAACGTTGTTTAATTGCCGCCGCAGATACTTTTAGAGCTGCAGCACCTGAGCAGTTAGCATCATGGGCTAACCAGTCTGGATCTCAACTCGTTATCGGAAAACCAAACCAAGATCCCGCATCCGTTACTTTTGACGCATGTGAAACATTTAAAAAACAACAATTTGACACATTAATAATTGATACCGCTGGTCGACTGCAAACCAAAGATTCTTTGATGAAAGAACTAGAGAAAATAAAGCGAATAATTAGCAAACAATTACCAAGCCACACAATTTGCACCCTTCTAACAGTTGACGCAATGCTTGGACAAAACTCCCTTGAGCAAGCAGAAATATTTCACCAATCAACAAACCTTGACGGGATAGTTTTAACCAAAATTGACGGGAGCGCAAAGGGCGGAATACTATTTGCTATTGTTGAAAAATTAAACATACCAATCGCCTATCTTTCTTGGGGTGAACACATTGATGATATGACTACTTTTGAGCCAGAAGCATACATACAAAACTTACTAGGTGAAGTCTCTTTTCAATCGAACAAGAATCGATAA
- a CDS encoding glycosyltransferase family 2 protein, whose amino-acid sequence MIQKLLKTVISTLYFLTTLSALVTQAQEVRPITIAILAKDKAHTLPLFLKCIENQTWPSEKTYLYIKTNNNNDNTVEILEKWIETVKDRYPKIYFDCENVTENIEQFSQHTWNSVRFKVLGKIRGNSIKWAIENDSDYFVVDCDNFIKAHTIESLASANLPIVAPFLKLARPILYSNYHADVDDHGYFKGCQLYYDIFNQIDPGCHKVPVVHCSYFIQNSALPFMSYDDNSYRYEYVIFSDVARKNNIDQYIDNRDVYGLITFAETAQELEQETTVPGVLSWTNNQ is encoded by the coding sequence ATGATTCAAAAACTATTAAAAACAGTCATATCGACCCTCTATTTTTTGACAACACTTAGTGCCTTGGTAACTCAGGCTCAAGAAGTCCGACCAATAACAATTGCTATTCTAGCAAAGGACAAGGCTCACACGCTTCCATTGTTTTTAAAATGCATAGAAAATCAAACCTGGCCAAGCGAAAAGACCTATCTTTATATCAAAACCAACAACAACAACGACAACACGGTAGAAATCCTTGAAAAATGGATCGAGACAGTAAAAGACCGATACCCAAAAATCTACTTTGACTGCGAAAATGTTACAGAAAACATAGAACAATTCTCTCAGCACACCTGGAACAGCGTTAGATTTAAAGTGCTTGGAAAAATAAGAGGCAACTCTATAAAATGGGCAATTGAAAATGATTCTGATTACTTTGTGGTAGATTGCGACAATTTTATCAAGGCTCATACAATTGAGTCTCTTGCATCAGCAAACCTTCCTATAGTTGCTCCTTTTTTAAAGCTTGCAAGGCCAATTCTTTATTCAAATTATCATGCAGATGTTGATGATCATGGATATTTTAAAGGATGCCAATTATATTACGATATCTTCAATCAAATAGACCCTGGATGCCACAAAGTTCCAGTTGTTCACTGCTCATACTTTATTCAAAATAGCGCCCTTCCATTTATGTCTTATGACGACAACAGCTATAGATATGAGTATGTTATTTTTAGCGATGTTGCCAGAAAAAACAACATTGATCAGTATATCGATAATCGAGACGTCTATGGGCTCATTACTTTTGCTGAAACCGCCCAAGAGCTTGAACAAGAAACCACGGTTCCCGGGGTTCTTTCATGGACAAACAACCAATAA